One genomic segment of Candidatus Schekmanbacteria bacterium includes these proteins:
- a CDS encoding putative toxin-antitoxin system toxin component, PIN family produces MLKVVLDTNVLISATLSPKGNPSQIIKAWREKKFRLIISYSLLEEIERVIFYPKVRKYSDWSKEEINDFLKEIKQVSVIKESTRFFSEIIKDDPDDDKFIITAIEGKANYIVSGDQHLLKLKTYQGIKIITPANFLKILKDL; encoded by the coding sequence ATGCTTAAGGTAGTTCTTGATACCAACGTTTTGATTAGCGCTACTTTATCTCCTAAAGGTAATCCATCTCAAATCATCAAGGCTTGGCGAGAAAAGAAATTCAGGCTCATTATTTCTTACAGTTTATTAGAAGAGATAGAACGAGTTATTTTCTATCCTAAAGTTAGAAAATATAGTGATTGGAGCAAAGAAGAAATAAACGATTTTTTAAAAGAAATAAAACAAGTCTCCGTTATTAAAGAATCAACGAGATTTTTCTCAGAGATAATCAAGGATGACCCAGATGATGATAAATTTATTATTACAGCCATTGAAGGAAAAGCTAATTATATTGTAAGTGGAGACCAGCACCTGTTGAAACTCAAAACTTACCAAGGTATAAAAATTATCACTCCGGCTAACT